In a single window of the Bacillus mycoides genome:
- a CDS encoding MbtH family protein → MTNPFENDNYTYKVLMNEEGQYSLWPAFLDVPIGWNVVHEEASRQVCLEYVEVNWNDLEPKKNQISEKILVGKQ, encoded by the coding sequence ATGACGAATCCATTTGAAAATGATAATTACACATATAAAGTATTAATGAATGAGGAGGGCCAGTATTCTCTCTGGCCTGCCTTTCTCGATGTACCAATTGGATGGAATGTCGTACATGAAGAAGCTAGCAGACAAGTTTGCTTAGAATACGTTGAAGTTAACTGGAATGATTTAGAGCCGAAAAAAAATCAAATTAGCGAAAAAATATTAGTAGGAAAACAATAA
- a CDS encoding alanine/glycine:cation symporter family protein: METVSKVLEQINQYVWGLPTLLLLVGTGIILTVRLKGLQFSKLIYAHKLAFKKSEDTSSSGDISHFQALMTAMAATIGMGNIAGVATAVTIGGPGAIFWMWITALFGMATKYAEAILAVKYRVSNENGEYSGGPMYYLERGLGKKWLAVLFAIFGTAASFGIGNMVQSNSVAEAMRINFSFPPALTGILMSFLIAIVILGGVKKIGRVTGYIVPIKAFFYIIAGLIIIFYHFDQIPEAFSLIFSGAFQGTAAAGGFIGATVASAIQIGMARGVFANEAGLGSAPIAAAAAKTDSPAKQALVSMTGTFLDTFIVCTITGLVLITTGAWKSGKTGVEATTLAFQSVFGTAGSMILGIAIILFAYSTILGWSYYGEKCVAYLFGQGAVRYYKAIFIVMIAIGANLKLGVVWTFADIANGLMAIPNLIGLIGLSGIVVAETNRFLQAEKLKESHKKQAS; encoded by the coding sequence ATGGAGACAGTAAGTAAAGTATTAGAACAAATTAATCAGTATGTGTGGGGGTTACCAACTTTGTTGCTACTTGTTGGAACTGGTATCATTCTCACAGTGCGCTTAAAAGGTTTACAATTTAGTAAACTAATATACGCTCACAAACTAGCTTTTAAAAAATCAGAGGATACATCATCTTCTGGAGATATTAGTCACTTCCAAGCACTGATGACAGCTATGGCTGCAACGATTGGTATGGGAAATATAGCAGGTGTCGCAACTGCTGTGACAATCGGTGGACCCGGCGCAATCTTTTGGATGTGGATTACTGCTTTATTTGGAATGGCAACAAAGTATGCCGAAGCAATCCTTGCGGTGAAATACCGTGTTAGTAATGAAAATGGTGAATACTCCGGTGGACCAATGTATTATTTAGAACGTGGTTTAGGGAAAAAATGGCTGGCTGTTTTATTCGCTATATTCGGCACAGCTGCTTCTTTCGGTATCGGTAATATGGTTCAATCTAATTCGGTTGCAGAGGCAATGCGAATCAATTTTTCTTTCCCTCCTGCATTAACTGGTATACTCATGTCATTCTTAATCGCTATCGTTATTTTGGGCGGTGTAAAAAAGATTGGTAGAGTTACTGGATATATCGTTCCTATTAAAGCATTCTTTTATATAATCGCTGGCCTTATTATTATTTTCTATCACTTTGATCAAATTCCAGAAGCATTTTCACTTATTTTTTCTGGTGCATTTCAAGGTACTGCAGCTGCTGGTGGTTTTATCGGAGCAACAGTTGCATCTGCAATTCAAATAGGAATGGCACGTGGTGTATTTGCTAACGAGGCTGGTTTAGGAAGTGCTCCTATTGCTGCGGCTGCTGCCAAAACAGATTCACCTGCAAAACAAGCTTTAGTTTCTATGACTGGTACTTTTCTAGATACATTTATTGTATGTACAATTACGGGGCTAGTATTAATTACTACAGGCGCATGGAAATCAGGTAAAACTGGTGTTGAAGCTACAACATTAGCATTCCAATCCGTATTCGGTACTGCTGGTAGTATGATTCTCGGTATCGCCATTATATTATTCGCCTACTCTACTATTTTAGGTTGGTCGTATTACGGAGAGAAGTGTGTAGCTTATTTATTTGGACAAGGTGCTGTACGATATTATAAAGCAATCTTTATCGTTATGATTGCAATAGGTGCTAATTTAAAGCTAGGTGTCGTATGGACATTTGCCGATATTGCAAATGGACTTATGGCGATTCCAAACTTAATTGGTCTAATCGGATTAAGTGGTATTGTTGTCGCTGAAACGAATCGCTTTTTACAAGCAGAGAAATTGAAAGAAAGTCATAAAAAACAGGCAAGTTAA
- a CDS encoding DinB family protein, whose product MKDYMLKQFDYHAWANTRLFNRLKELPNYETIFNEQIQSVFPSIKDTFVHIYITDQVWLHILHGKSMSEVIQDREKLRKQIETKSLHELEKMFENMANQYKEFLSRIQDVNTVFVIENPYAGALDTSILELVQHVVNHGTYHRGNITAMIRQLGYSSTMMDFVLYLHMVQEGKELK is encoded by the coding sequence TTGAAAGATTACATGTTAAAACAGTTTGATTACCATGCTTGGGCTAATACACGATTATTCAACCGACTAAAAGAGTTACCAAACTATGAGACAATTTTTAATGAACAGATACAGAGTGTATTCCCATCAATTAAGGATACTTTTGTACATATTTATATTACAGATCAAGTGTGGTTACACATATTGCATGGTAAAAGTATGAGTGAAGTAATACAAGACCGAGAAAAATTACGAAAACAAATCGAAACTAAATCGTTACATGAATTAGAAAAAATGTTTGAAAACATGGCAAATCAATATAAAGAATTTTTAAGTAGAATACAAGACGTAAATACTGTATTTGTTATTGAGAACCCATATGCAGGTGCATTAGACACTTCCATTTTAGAGTTAGTGCAACACGTCGTAAATCATGGTACATATCATAGAGGGAATATAACAGCAATGATCCGTCAACTTGGTTATTCATCTACAATGATGGATTTTGTACTTTATTTACATATGGTTCAGGAGGGAAAGGAATTGAAATAG
- the sfp gene encoding 4'-phosphopantetheinyl transferase Sfp, whose protein sequence is MIESKVVDSVPTLNENSCQIWWARISDLQSWHCNLLNDVEREKANSYHHSADRARFIIGCVISRLVLGKVLSMSPVQVPIDRMCPVCKLQHGRPQLPEGMPQISVSHSGEWVVVAFTKSAPVGVDVEQMNPNVDVMKMAEGVLTDIEIAQVMKLPDEQRLEGFLTYWTRKEAVLKATGEGLLIPPVEITVSAPNDPPKLLIFKDRQELAENTMMEDVRPSLDYMASIAIFSKEVTEITQLDAGLLLNHR, encoded by the coding sequence ATGATAGAGAGTAAAGTTGTAGATTCTGTACCAACCCTTAATGAGAATAGTTGTCAAATATGGTGGGCAAGAATTTCAGATTTACAATCATGGCATTGCAATTTACTAAATGATGTAGAGCGAGAGAAAGCAAATTCATATCATCATTCGGCAGACCGTGCGCGTTTTATAATAGGTTGTGTAATTAGTAGATTAGTACTTGGAAAGGTACTTTCTATGTCGCCAGTTCAAGTGCCAATTGATCGAATGTGCCCAGTATGTAAATTACAACATGGCAGACCACAGTTACCAGAAGGGATGCCGCAAATATCAGTCTCACATTCGGGTGAGTGGGTTGTTGTTGCATTTACTAAATCTGCACCTGTGGGTGTTGATGTTGAGCAAATGAATCCAAATGTAGATGTTATGAAAATGGCAGAGGGCGTATTAACAGACATTGAAATAGCACAAGTTATGAAGTTACCTGATGAGCAGCGACTAGAAGGATTTTTAACATATTGGACTCGAAAAGAAGCAGTGCTGAAAGCGACAGGTGAAGGACTATTGATCCCACCAGTAGAAATTACAGTATCAGCTCCAAATGACCCTCCAAAATTGTTGATTTTTAAAGATAGACAAGAGTTAGCAGAAAATACAATGATGGAAGATGTAAGACCTAGTTTAGATTATATGGCTTCCATTGCAATATTTAGTAAAGAAGTAACTGAAATTACGCAGTTAGACGCGGGATTGCTATTAAATCATCGTTAA
- a CDS encoding DUF3891 family protein — translation MIFREKNEKESILIRQHDHGFLAGEIARHIIEDFFEDKIYLKETIDAIYEHDRGWIELDKVPILNDTKNIPYTFMDCPSSLRFVFYTIGLNAIEESNPYGALLCSKHFLSFSLNEEDEEMMSFYKNELERQKRILKTLTKEQYAMFDKHYRLLKFCDELSLYVCMNKPGVKKKDEIDLFKDGFEGTEMFNSKGEKPIQAEWVDEETIQITSFPFKTEFYTYVKYKTINKHEVKEKGIVKADRESEMKKQNIRFIQ, via the coding sequence ATGATTTTTCGTGAAAAGAATGAGAAAGAAAGTATATTAATACGTCAACATGATCATGGTTTTTTAGCTGGTGAAATTGCAAGACATATAATAGAAGATTTTTTTGAAGATAAAATATACTTAAAAGAGACAATTGATGCTATATATGAGCATGATAGAGGATGGATAGAGCTTGATAAAGTACCAATTTTGAATGATACTAAAAATATTCCATATACATTTATGGATTGTCCAAGTTCATTACGCTTTGTTTTTTATACGATTGGTTTGAATGCAATTGAAGAGTCAAATCCATACGGGGCGCTACTTTGTAGTAAGCACTTTTTATCATTTTCATTAAATGAGGAAGATGAAGAGATGATGTCTTTTTATAAAAATGAATTGGAACGACAAAAAAGAATTTTGAAAACGTTAACAAAAGAACAATATGCGATGTTTGATAAACATTATAGATTATTAAAGTTTTGTGATGAACTTTCTTTATATGTATGTATGAATAAACCTGGTGTAAAAAAGAAAGATGAAATTGATTTATTTAAAGATGGTTTTGAAGGAACAGAAATGTTTAATAGTAAGGGGGAGAAGCCTATTCAAGCTGAATGGGTGGATGAAGAAACAATTCAAATTACATCGTTTCCATTTAAAACGGAATTTTATACATATGTAAAATATAAAACTATAAATAAACATGAAGTTAAAGAAAAAGGGATTGTAAAAGCTGATAGAGAATCGGAAATGAAGAAGCAAAACATTCGTTTCATACAATAA
- a CDS encoding HU family DNA-binding protein has translation MNKTELVKNVAQSADISQKDASAAVQSVFDTIANALQSGDKVQLIGFGTFEVRERSARTGRNPQTGEEIQIAAGKVPAFKAGKELKEAVK, from the coding sequence ATGAACAAAACAGAATTAGTTAAAAATGTAGCACAATCAGCTGATATTTCTCAAAAGGATGCTTCTGCAGCTGTACAATCCGTATTTGACACAATTGCTAATGCATTACAATCTGGCGATAAAGTGCAACTAATCGGCTTTGGAACTTTTGAAGTGCGTGAAAGGTCTGCTCGTACAGGGCGTAATCCGCAAACTGGAGAAGAAATTCAGATTGCTGCTGGTAAAGTTCCAGCATTTAAAGCAGGAAAAGAATTAAAAGAAGCTGTTAAATAA
- a CDS encoding MDR family MFS transporter: protein MKVKINPKVVVSIVYITAMFMAAMDATIVNVALQTISKELQVPPSAMGTVNVGYLVSLAIFLPISGWLGDRFGTKKVFLTALFVFTIASALCGIANDITSLNIFRIIQGAGGGLLTPVGMAMLFRTFSPEERPKISRFIVLPIAVAPAIGPIIGGFFVDQMSWRWAFYINLPFGIIALLFGLLFLAEHIEKSAGRFDSLGFVLSAPGFAMLIYALSQGPSKGWVSPEIISIGIAGIVLLTLFIIVELKVKQPMLDLHLLKEPVFRKMSLISLFSSAGLLGMLFIFPLMYQNVIGVSALESGLTTFPEAIGLMISSQIIPWSYKKLGARKVISIGLVSTAVIFILLSFVNHDTNPWQIRALLFGIGIFLGQSVGAVQFSAFNNIAPPSMGRATTIFNVQNRLGSAIGVAVLASILSGFGSNNVQNNAQSDFLPYQAALIGSAIFLLIALLFSLRISDKEVMSKKNKKPLSVLQKEKEVVNE from the coding sequence ATGAAAGTAAAAATAAATCCAAAAGTAGTTGTAAGCATCGTTTATATAACAGCGATGTTTATGGCTGCGATGGATGCAACGATTGTGAATGTAGCACTGCAAACGATAAGCAAAGAACTGCAAGTGCCCCCATCTGCAATGGGGACTGTAAATGTTGGGTATTTAGTTAGCTTAGCTATTTTCCTTCCGATTTCTGGTTGGTTAGGAGATCGCTTTGGTACGAAAAAAGTATTTTTAACTGCCCTTTTCGTTTTTACAATTGCATCTGCACTATGTGGAATTGCTAATGATATTACTTCATTAAATATTTTTCGTATCATTCAAGGTGCTGGTGGCGGACTTTTAACACCAGTCGGGATGGCGATGTTATTCCGAACATTTTCACCAGAGGAAAGACCAAAAATTTCTCGATTTATTGTACTTCCAATTGCTGTAGCACCAGCGATCGGACCAATTATTGGCGGTTTCTTTGTAGATCAAATGTCTTGGCGCTGGGCATTTTATATTAATCTGCCGTTTGGTATCATTGCGTTGCTATTTGGACTTCTATTTTTAGCAGAGCATATTGAAAAATCGGCTGGTCGTTTTGATTCTCTCGGTTTTGTTCTTTCAGCACCAGGTTTTGCGATGCTCATCTATGCACTCAGTCAAGGCCCGTCAAAAGGTTGGGTTTCTCCAGAAATAATTAGTATTGGGATAGCTGGGATTGTATTACTTACATTGTTTATTATTGTAGAACTTAAAGTAAAGCAACCGATGTTAGATTTACACTTATTAAAAGAACCGGTCTTTAGAAAAATGAGTCTTATTTCGTTGTTTTCATCAGCTGGTTTACTAGGAATGTTATTTATTTTTCCGCTTATGTATCAAAATGTAATAGGAGTTTCCGCGCTGGAATCGGGTCTTACTACATTCCCAGAGGCGATTGGATTAATGATTTCTTCGCAGATTATACCATGGTCATATAAGAAATTAGGAGCTCGAAAGGTAATCTCTATTGGATTAGTAAGTACGGCGGTTATCTTTATTTTATTAAGTTTTGTAAATCATGATACGAATCCATGGCAAATTCGGGCACTATTGTTTGGCATTGGTATTTTCTTAGGTCAATCTGTCGGTGCGGTTCAATTTTCTGCTTTTAACAATATTGCACCACCTTCTATGGGGAGAGCAACTACTATATTCAATGTGCAAAACCGATTAGGATCTGCAATAGGAGTTGCTGTTTTAGCTAGTATACTATCTGGTTTTGGAAGTAATAACGTACAGAATAATGCACAATCAGATTTTTTACCATATCAAGCAGCATTAATTGGATCAGCAATATTTTTACTCATAGCATTACTATTTTCTTTACGTATTTCTGATAAAGAGGTAATGTCAAAGAAGAATAAAAAGCCGTTATCTGTATTACAAAAAGAGAAAGAAGTTGTAAATGAATGA